A stretch of Myxococcus hansupus DNA encodes these proteins:
- the queC gene encoding 7-cyano-7-deazaguanine synthase QueC produces the protein MVKRAVVLISGGLDSTTCLAMAKAKGFEPVCLAVAYGQRHAVELEQAKKVCAAMGVSDFRVVSIDLRQVGGSALTADIEVPKDRPADEMSHGIPVTYVPARNALFLSLALGLAEVVGSTDIYIGVNAVDYSGYPDCRPEFIRAFESMANLATKAGAEGARFTVHAPLSGLTKADIIREGVKLGVDYGLTHSCYDPDAQGRACGRCDSCVLRKKGFEDAGVPDPTRYTESA, from the coding sequence ATGGTGAAGCGCGCGGTGGTGTTGATTTCGGGCGGGCTGGATTCGACGACGTGCCTGGCCATGGCCAAGGCGAAGGGCTTCGAGCCCGTCTGTCTCGCGGTGGCCTACGGCCAGCGGCACGCGGTGGAGCTGGAGCAGGCGAAGAAGGTCTGCGCGGCCATGGGCGTGTCGGACTTCCGGGTGGTGTCCATCGACCTGCGGCAGGTGGGCGGCTCCGCGCTGACGGCGGACATCGAGGTCCCCAAGGACCGGCCCGCGGACGAGATGAGCCACGGCATCCCCGTGACGTACGTGCCCGCGCGCAACGCGCTGTTCCTCTCGCTGGCGTTGGGGCTGGCGGAGGTGGTGGGCAGCACGGACATCTACATCGGCGTCAACGCGGTGGACTACAGCGGCTATCCGGATTGCCGGCCGGAGTTCATCCGCGCCTTCGAGTCCATGGCCAACCTGGCCACCAAGGCGGGCGCGGAGGGCGCGCGCTTCACCGTGCACGCGCCGCTGTCCGGCCTGACGAAGGCGGACATCATCCGCGAGGGCGTGAAGCTGGGCGTGGACTACGGGCTGACGCACTCCTGCTACGACCCGGACGCCCAGGGCCGCGCGTGTGGGCGCTGTGACAGTTGCGTGCTGCGCAAGAAGGGCTTCGAGGACGCCGGCGTGCCGGACCCCACGCGCTACACGGAGTCCGCATGA
- a CDS encoding M15 family metallopeptidase, translated as MTPRARWGGAVALMLASSAALAEDAGTPKAASPLVDATTVVADLVVDLRYATEDNFLKRKVYPDSARCLLLPESAQRLKKAADALRAKGYRLKVYDCYRPRAVQWEMWKIMPVPGYVANPRTGSNHNRGGAVDLTLTTLDGQEVEMPTPFDTFSPSAHHGYAGGTEASRKHREILREAMEGVGFKRNRMEWWHYDLPDAKTRPVLDVPFPPP; from the coding sequence ATGACGCCGCGCGCGCGCTGGGGTGGGGCGGTCGCGCTGATGCTGGCCTCCAGCGCCGCGCTCGCCGAGGACGCCGGGACGCCGAAGGCCGCCTCGCCGCTGGTGGACGCCACCACGGTGGTGGCGGACCTGGTCGTCGACCTGCGCTACGCGACGGAGGACAACTTCCTCAAGCGCAAGGTGTACCCGGACAGCGCGCGGTGCCTGCTGCTGCCCGAGTCCGCGCAGCGGCTGAAGAAGGCCGCGGACGCGCTGCGCGCGAAGGGCTACCGGCTGAAGGTGTACGACTGCTACCGGCCGCGCGCGGTGCAGTGGGAGATGTGGAAGATCATGCCGGTGCCCGGCTACGTGGCCAACCCGCGCACGGGCTCCAACCACAACCGGGGTGGGGCGGTGGACCTCACGCTGACGACGCTGGACGGCCAGGAGGTGGAGATGCCCACCCCCTTCGACACCTTCAGCCCGTCCGCGCACCACGGCTACGCGGGGGGAACCGAGGCCTCCCGCAAGCACCGCGAAATCCTGCGCGAGGCCATGGAAGGCGTGGGCTTCAAGCGCAACCGCATGGAGTGGTGGCACTACGATTTGCCGGACGCGAAGACACGGCCGGTGCTGGACGTGCCGTTTCCTCCCCCATGA
- a CDS encoding YfbK domain-containing protein, translated as MKPAFFHVLCALSLLVAAPVLASGGPPQGLSALGVVVRAGARTPLAGVSVVATSPVLAEPRTTVTNAEGAYGFSNLAEGVYSLRFEKESFQTFVRADLTVMPGKQVRVDVALSPVTPSQPLVLAQPLPDDRERAPAWTLQHLPVLVPDGAWQAIFRASLGKPVSGIETRGFGVNPTIDTEESRVSEYPVAADTSTYAVARDYLSRDILPGEGVVRTEAFINSFDLGSEGEPYGPFLLHVEGFPSPSRKGYHVVRVTVTAREAVREVGVQLEFNRKAVARYRLVGYEYLSPSPEPLGSGEEMKMFPLEAGQSITAIHEVKVQGPSIAFGLLRVRYEQGTSRSWRRVQMLMPSSTLRSEYSRATASTRLAYVASAFAEKLRGSFWTRTLDWPRLLSLWEGIGEPLRGRKDVVALGSLIRKAQALDTRKERFERLMPSGSSDFDDVPSLGN; from the coding sequence ATGAAGCCCGCCTTCTTCCACGTCCTCTGTGCCCTCTCCCTGCTGGTGGCCGCGCCCGTGCTGGCGTCGGGCGGGCCACCCCAAGGCCTCAGCGCCTTGGGTGTCGTCGTGCGCGCGGGTGCCCGGACGCCCCTCGCGGGAGTGAGCGTCGTCGCCACCTCGCCCGTGCTGGCGGAGCCTCGCACCACGGTGACGAACGCGGAGGGGGCGTATGGGTTCTCGAACCTCGCGGAGGGCGTCTACTCGCTCCGCTTCGAGAAGGAGTCCTTCCAGACCTTCGTTCGAGCGGACCTCACGGTGATGCCCGGCAAGCAGGTCCGCGTGGACGTGGCGCTCTCGCCAGTCACACCCTCCCAGCCGCTCGTCCTGGCGCAGCCCTTGCCTGACGACCGCGAGCGGGCGCCCGCGTGGACGTTGCAGCACCTGCCCGTGCTCGTGCCGGATGGCGCGTGGCAGGCCATCTTCCGCGCCTCGCTGGGCAAGCCGGTCTCCGGCATCGAAACCCGGGGCTTCGGGGTGAACCCCACCATCGACACGGAGGAGTCCCGCGTCTCGGAGTACCCCGTGGCCGCGGACACCAGCACCTACGCGGTGGCGCGCGACTACCTGTCCCGCGACATCCTGCCCGGTGAAGGCGTGGTGCGGACGGAGGCCTTCATCAACAGCTTCGACCTGGGGAGTGAAGGCGAGCCATATGGTCCCTTCCTGCTCCACGTCGAAGGCTTCCCGTCGCCCAGCCGCAAGGGCTACCACGTGGTGCGCGTCACCGTGACGGCCCGCGAGGCCGTTCGCGAGGTGGGCGTCCAACTGGAGTTCAACCGAAAGGCCGTCGCCCGGTACCGGTTGGTGGGCTACGAGTACCTGTCCCCGTCTCCGGAGCCGCTCGGCAGTGGCGAGGAGATGAAGATGTTCCCGTTGGAGGCGGGGCAGTCCATCACCGCCATTCACGAGGTGAAGGTGCAGGGGCCCTCCATCGCGTTCGGGCTGCTCCGGGTTCGCTACGAGCAGGGCACCTCCCGGAGCTGGCGCCGCGTGCAGATGTTGATGCCGTCCAGCACGTTGCGCTCGGAGTACAGCCGCGCCACGGCCTCCACGCGTCTGGCCTACGTGGCCTCCGCGTTCGCGGAGAAGCTGCGGGGCTCCTTCTGGACGCGCACGCTGGACTGGCCCCGCCTGCTGTCCTTGTGGGAGGGCATCGGGGAACCGCTGCGGGGCCGCAAGGACGTGGTGGCGCTGGGCTCGCTCATCCGCAAGGCGCAGGCGCTGGACACCCGCAAGGAGCGCTTCGAGCGGCTCATGCCCTCCGGAAGCTCGGACTTCGACGACGTGCCGTCCCTGGGGAACTGA
- a CDS encoding sensor histidine kinase: protein MLRRLLPTLIALLLGFVGLAWGLGYLQRIFAAERDDAQSSLDSRREALEQYARASLAQSLRDRLESARAALETAAQDPLAPAAGLYLRERGTQLLPRLALHDTADDTPAKERYAGLRAGTERADEVEDPWAERLALIREVDRALTRGDRRASTVALMALLQHRSQYVLASTRDVPGFLVVLESLAERGDPVPQLMHSLVRDGLADGRSGRLDGLQRLLLLRRARFTHADFAFLHGRIVALSKKVGVPVADFEARAAELAAEPLPLPESLPGPVLVRSGWYLEPRGGRHVRGVAVDAGALLQSLTQEMRERGLLESDGQVRLLADAEVLPLEALPLSVDTPEWARAQGALERRYRLKTGMVALCAVLALGIAALAFVAQHRKLRFLELKSDFVATVSHELRTPLASIRLLAETLEWRLAEGTDARDYPSRIVREADGLGFLVENLLSFNRIDKGRWVPRLEPVRLDELVAQLRRDLESWSKVPVELEADVGERTLRADGQLLRLLLSNLARNACAYNTRSPVRLRVEALDDGRVRFSDNGVGIPQAQWERAFEEFVRLPGQGVNAPGSGLGLALCRRIMRVHGGTLRVATSSPEGTTFELRFPHTVTT from the coding sequence ATGCTCCGCCGGCTCCTGCCTACACTCATCGCGTTGCTGCTGGGCTTCGTCGGGTTGGCCTGGGGCCTGGGCTATCTCCAGCGCATCTTCGCCGCCGAGCGCGACGACGCGCAGAGCTCCCTCGACTCCCGCCGCGAAGCGCTGGAGCAGTACGCCCGTGCCTCGCTGGCCCAGTCGCTGAGGGACCGGTTGGAGTCGGCCCGCGCCGCGTTGGAGACCGCCGCGCAGGATCCGCTCGCTCCGGCCGCGGGCCTCTACCTGCGCGAGCGCGGCACCCAGCTCCTGCCCCGGCTGGCCCTTCACGACACGGCGGACGACACGCCCGCGAAGGAACGTTACGCGGGCCTGCGCGCCGGAACGGAGCGGGCGGACGAGGTGGAAGACCCCTGGGCGGAGCGGCTCGCGTTGATTCGCGAGGTCGACCGGGCGCTGACCCGGGGCGACCGCCGCGCGTCCACCGTGGCGCTCATGGCGCTGCTCCAGCACCGCTCGCAGTACGTCCTCGCCTCCACGCGCGACGTGCCCGGCTTCCTGGTGGTGCTGGAGTCGCTGGCGGAGCGCGGCGACCCCGTGCCGCAGTTGATGCACTCCCTGGTGCGCGACGGGCTGGCGGACGGACGGAGCGGAAGGCTGGATGGGCTCCAGCGCCTGCTGCTGCTGCGCCGCGCGCGCTTCACCCATGCGGACTTCGCCTTCCTGCACGGGCGCATCGTGGCGCTCTCCAAGAAGGTGGGCGTACCGGTGGCTGACTTCGAGGCCCGCGCCGCCGAACTCGCCGCCGAGCCCCTGCCGCTGCCCGAATCCCTTCCGGGGCCCGTGTTGGTGCGCAGCGGGTGGTACCTGGAGCCGCGCGGCGGCCGTCACGTGCGAGGCGTGGCGGTGGACGCGGGCGCGCTGCTCCAATCCCTCACCCAGGAGATGCGGGAGCGCGGGCTGCTCGAATCAGACGGGCAGGTGCGGCTGCTGGCGGACGCGGAGGTGCTGCCCCTGGAGGCGCTGCCGCTGTCCGTGGACACGCCGGAGTGGGCGCGGGCGCAGGGCGCGCTGGAACGGCGCTACCGGTTGAAGACGGGCATGGTGGCGCTGTGCGCGGTGCTGGCGCTGGGCATCGCCGCGCTGGCCTTCGTGGCCCAGCACCGCAAGCTGCGCTTCCTCGAACTCAAGAGCGACTTCGTGGCCACGGTGTCGCACGAGCTGCGCACGCCCCTGGCCTCCATCCGGCTGCTGGCGGAGACGCTGGAGTGGCGTCTGGCGGAGGGCACGGACGCGCGCGACTACCCGTCGCGCATCGTCCGGGAGGCGGACGGGCTGGGCTTCCTGGTGGAGAACCTGCTGTCCTTCAACCGCATCGACAAGGGCCGCTGGGTGCCCAGGCTGGAGCCGGTGCGCCTGGACGAACTGGTGGCCCAGCTTCGCCGCGACCTGGAGTCCTGGTCCAAGGTGCCGGTGGAGTTGGAGGCGGACGTGGGCGAGCGCACCCTGCGCGCGGATGGGCAGCTCCTGCGCCTCTTGCTCTCCAACCTCGCGCGCAACGCCTGTGCCTACAACACGCGCAGCCCGGTGCGCCTGCGGGTGGAGGCCCTGGACGACGGACGGGTGCGCTTCTCCGACAACGGCGTGGGCATTCCCCAGGCGCAGTGGGAGCGCGCCTTCGAGGAGTTCGTGCGCCTCCCCGGGCAGGGCGTCAATGCCCCCGGCAGCGGCCTGGGACTGGCCCTCTGCCGCCGCATCATGCGCGTTCACGGCGGCACCCTTCGGGTGGCCACCTCCAGCCCCGAAGGCACCACCTTCGAGCTTCGTTTCCCCCACACGGTGACGACATGA
- a CDS encoding response regulator transcription factor, with amino-acid sequence MTSSVPALLLVEDDANLRLALRDNLENQGGYRVEEATCVREAREHLGRGDFQLILLDVMLPDGDGYTLCRALREEGVTTPVLMLTARTLEDDVVRGFESGAQDYLGKPYRLRELLARVGALVRRSGAAPVKGLRFAGYRLDLDRRKVETPEGTPVELTRKEFDLLAFLVRERERVLRRDEILDAVWGRDVVVDPHTVDNFVSSLKKKLGWNSTSRFAIQTVRGVGYRMEIEAA; translated from the coding sequence ATGACCTCATCCGTTCCGGCGCTCCTCCTGGTGGAGGACGACGCCAACCTGCGGCTCGCGCTGCGCGACAACCTGGAGAACCAGGGTGGCTACCGGGTGGAGGAAGCCACCTGTGTCCGCGAGGCCCGCGAACACCTGGGCCGCGGTGACTTCCAGCTCATCCTGCTGGACGTGATGCTGCCGGACGGCGACGGCTACACCCTGTGCCGCGCGCTCCGCGAAGAAGGCGTGACGACGCCCGTGCTGATGCTCACCGCGCGCACGCTGGAGGACGACGTGGTGCGCGGCTTCGAGTCCGGCGCGCAGGACTACCTGGGCAAGCCCTACCGGCTGCGCGAGCTGCTGGCGCGGGTGGGCGCGTTGGTTCGCCGCTCGGGCGCGGCGCCCGTGAAGGGCCTGCGCTTCGCGGGCTACCGGTTGGATTTGGACCGCCGCAAGGTGGAGACCCCCGAGGGCACGCCGGTAGAGCTGACACGCAAGGAGTTCGACCTGCTCGCCTTCCTGGTGCGTGAGCGCGAGCGCGTGCTGCGCCGGGATGAAATCCTCGACGCGGTGTGGGGCCGCGACGTCGTCGTGGACCCGCACACGGTGGACAACTTCGTCTCCAGCTTGAAGAAGAAGCTGGGTTGGAACAGCACGTCGCGCTTCGCCATCCAGACGGTGCGCGGCGTCGGCTACCGCATGGAAATCGAAGCGGCCTGA
- a CDS encoding protein-arginine deiminase family protein — protein sequence MSPPPPLRALPLVLALASGCVPTADDTGPGSGAQDPLEGPFRPVVDLRADVNRNGIVELDNPSEDEGEDTWTAERGAIFLANIDDDERACPFSMDPDRISDTALAQCNDAADDVVNGEADLEDLARLRTVPWRKAPAGTVGSVSVSGAASSKVRLFKRVRGEFVSGAFPDTVFLTTAEVRRGVELAIEGRDIVRDLEEWDGFADVVLTIGRNNPHDPVFTDTVRMRVAPVVLFHHLTPAWNVFVSKPLGSTGATQFRQDLGGVLASTGERMVYSEFAVDDLWPQDYFEPAYMSMPAPGGSQHVIQVHYRGPHFYDTSENAPLRAAGRIAFWLRGPDRAAVQQYQPGMSLASQTLNSFGNTEVIPPYEKDGVRYPLGRMFRGRGPDTRPDYQPDPSFTKLLEAQGMQPPVYVDTSWLFVDHVDETFSFLPAPTSRGWIALVADPALARRMLQEAQARGHGDAKLFEGLSWAYSVPAETRIAEVLDNPELMDASAVAALEIDTQLSILQEATGLTEEDIVRVPFLFQNAMEGVTAYQPATLNLLSLTPTQVVAPDPHGPIIDGQDLFKVQFEQALGAYGIHVHWVDAWDPFHLMQGDVHCATQAARQVPNVKWWEGGR from the coding sequence ATGTCGCCACCCCCGCCCCTCCGTGCGCTGCCGCTGGTCCTCGCGTTGGCGAGCGGATGTGTCCCCACCGCCGATGACACAGGACCGGGCTCTGGCGCCCAGGACCCGCTCGAAGGCCCCTTCCGGCCCGTGGTCGACCTGCGCGCGGATGTGAATCGCAACGGCATCGTCGAACTCGACAACCCTTCGGAAGACGAGGGCGAGGACACCTGGACCGCCGAGCGCGGCGCCATCTTCCTGGCCAACATCGATGACGATGAGCGGGCCTGTCCCTTCTCGATGGACCCCGACCGCATCAGCGACACCGCGCTGGCGCAGTGCAACGACGCCGCGGACGACGTGGTCAACGGCGAGGCGGACCTGGAGGACCTCGCGCGGCTGCGCACCGTCCCCTGGCGCAAGGCGCCCGCCGGAACAGTGGGCTCCGTCAGCGTGTCGGGCGCCGCGAGCAGCAAGGTGCGGCTGTTCAAGCGCGTCCGGGGCGAGTTCGTCTCCGGCGCCTTCCCCGACACGGTGTTCCTCACGACGGCCGAGGTGCGGCGCGGCGTGGAGCTGGCCATCGAAGGGCGTGACATCGTCCGCGACCTCGAGGAGTGGGACGGGTTCGCGGACGTGGTGCTCACCATTGGCCGCAACAATCCGCACGACCCGGTGTTCACCGATACCGTCCGCATGCGGGTCGCGCCGGTGGTGTTGTTCCATCACCTCACGCCCGCGTGGAACGTCTTCGTCTCCAAGCCCCTGGGCAGCACCGGGGCCACGCAGTTCCGGCAGGACCTGGGCGGCGTGCTCGCGAGCACCGGTGAGCGGATGGTGTACTCGGAGTTCGCGGTCGACGACCTCTGGCCCCAGGACTACTTCGAGCCGGCCTACATGTCGATGCCCGCCCCGGGAGGGAGCCAGCACGTCATCCAGGTCCACTACCGGGGTCCTCACTTCTACGACACCTCGGAGAACGCGCCGCTCAGGGCCGCGGGCCGCATCGCCTTCTGGCTGCGAGGCCCCGACCGCGCCGCCGTCCAGCAGTACCAGCCGGGCATGTCACTGGCCTCCCAGACGCTGAACTCCTTCGGCAACACGGAGGTCATCCCGCCCTACGAGAAGGACGGCGTGCGCTATCCCCTGGGCCGGATGTTCCGTGGCCGAGGCCCCGACACCCGGCCCGACTACCAGCCCGACCCCAGCTTCACGAAGCTGTTGGAGGCCCAGGGCATGCAGCCGCCCGTCTACGTGGACACGTCGTGGCTGTTCGTGGACCACGTGGACGAGACCTTCAGCTTCCTGCCCGCGCCCACGTCGCGCGGATGGATTGCGCTGGTGGCCGACCCCGCGCTCGCGCGGCGCATGCTCCAGGAGGCCCAGGCGCGGGGACATGGGGACGCGAAGCTCTTCGAGGGGTTGAGCTGGGCGTACTCCGTTCCCGCCGAGACGCGCATCGCCGAGGTGCTCGACAACCCCGAGCTGATGGACGCGAGCGCCGTGGCCGCGCTGGAAATCGACACGCAGCTCTCCATCCTCCAGGAGGCGACGGGCCTCACCGAGGAGGACATCGTCCGCGTCCCCTTCCTCTTCCAGAACGCCATGGAGGGCGTGACGGCGTATCAACCCGCGACGTTGAACCTGCTGTCGCTGACGCCCACGCAGGTCGTCGCGCCCGACCCCCATGGCCCCATCATCGACGGGCAGGACCTGTTCAAGGTCCAGTTCGAGCAGGCGCTCGGCGCGTACGGCATCCACGTGCATTGGGTGGATGCCTGGGACCCCTTCCACCTGATGCAAGGCGACGTGCACTGCGCCACCCAGGCGGCACGGCAGGTTCCGAACGTGAAGTGGTGGGAGGGCGGCCGATGA
- a CDS encoding DUF1800 domain-containing protein → MRLLSVGFLAVVVLSCASTPHPAPGGAPARPAFDEARAVHVLRRLAFGPSAQSLAEMRRLGVEGWMASQLARPGAPLPPELDAKLQALPTLTMSMAELARDYPPKKQREQALLDGRELQRPARIGLEQSAAKLLRAVESPNQLEEVLVDFWFNHFNVSADKGAVRWMVTSYERDAIRPNVFGNFRELLGATARHPAMLFYLDNWRSTRDGMPERMSRDALMEDDEAPEPTEPKPGLNENYARELLELHTLGVEGGYTQQDVREVARCFTGWSIRQPRKAPAFFFRRRAHDAEDKQVLGQRIPGSRSEADGEHVLDLLARHPSTARHVATRLARRFVSDAPPPELVERVAQVFLASKGDLPTVYRALFQSPEFLAEAARGTKVKTPFEFVVSALRATDAEVTVRPRLVQSLAKMGEPLFRAPAPTGFPEVSAPWVNSGSLVARLNFSLELVSGRMPGTKVALQALATPAAPTEEAWVDALGHALLGAPPSHETRATILDALSQRAEAASAVGEQRPVDVPLIAGLLLGSPEFQKQ, encoded by the coding sequence ATGCGCCTTCTGTCTGTCGGATTCCTGGCGGTCGTCGTGCTCTCATGTGCGAGCACGCCTCACCCCGCACCTGGAGGCGCGCCAGCTCGGCCCGCCTTTGATGAGGCGCGCGCGGTCCACGTCCTGCGGCGCCTGGCGTTCGGGCCATCGGCGCAGTCGCTGGCGGAGATGCGACGGTTGGGCGTGGAGGGCTGGATGGCGTCACAGCTCGCCCGTCCGGGAGCGCCCTTGCCGCCGGAGCTGGACGCGAAGCTCCAGGCGCTGCCCACGCTGACGATGTCCATGGCGGAGCTGGCGCGGGACTATCCGCCCAAGAAGCAGCGGGAGCAGGCGCTGCTCGACGGACGCGAGCTCCAGCGCCCCGCGCGCATCGGCCTGGAGCAGTCGGCCGCGAAGCTGCTGCGCGCGGTGGAGAGCCCCAACCAGCTCGAAGAGGTGCTGGTGGACTTCTGGTTCAACCACTTCAACGTGTCCGCGGACAAGGGCGCGGTCCGGTGGATGGTGACGTCCTACGAGCGCGACGCCATTCGCCCGAATGTCTTCGGCAACTTCCGGGAGCTGCTCGGGGCCACGGCGCGCCACCCGGCGATGCTCTTCTACCTGGACAACTGGCGCAGCACCCGGGACGGCATGCCCGAGCGCATGTCGCGCGACGCCCTGATGGAGGACGACGAGGCCCCGGAGCCCACCGAACCGAAGCCCGGCCTCAACGAGAACTACGCCCGCGAGCTGCTGGAGCTGCACACGTTGGGCGTGGAGGGTGGCTATACCCAGCAGGACGTGCGCGAGGTGGCGCGGTGCTTCACCGGCTGGAGCATCCGCCAGCCGCGCAAGGCGCCCGCGTTCTTCTTCCGCCGCCGAGCGCATGACGCGGAGGACAAGCAGGTGTTGGGGCAGCGCATCCCGGGGAGCCGGAGCGAGGCGGACGGCGAGCACGTGTTGGACCTGCTCGCGCGGCATCCCTCCACCGCGCGCCACGTGGCGACCCGGCTGGCGCGGCGCTTCGTCTCGGACGCGCCTCCGCCCGAGCTGGTGGAGCGGGTGGCGCAGGTGTTCCTCGCCTCGAAGGGCGATTTGCCCACGGTGTATCGCGCGCTCTTTCAGTCCCCGGAGTTCTTGGCGGAGGCGGCACGTGGCACGAAGGTGAAGACACCCTTCGAGTTCGTGGTGTCGGCGCTGCGCGCCACGGACGCGGAGGTGACGGTGCGGCCCCGCCTGGTCCAATCGCTGGCGAAGATGGGCGAGCCGCTCTTCCGCGCACCGGCGCCCACCGGCTTCCCCGAGGTGTCCGCGCCCTGGGTGAACAGCGGCTCGTTGGTGGCCCGGCTCAACTTCAGCCTGGAGCTCGTCTCCGGACGGATGCCGGGGACGAAGGTGGCGCTCCAGGCCCTGGCGACACCCGCCGCGCCCACGGAGGAGGCCTGGGTGGACGCACTGGGTCATGCGTTGCTGGGCGCGCCCCCCTCACACGAGACGCGCGCCACCATCCTGGACGCACTCTCCCAGCGAGCGGAGGCCGCCAGTGCGGTGGGCGAGCAGCGTCCGGTGGACGTGCCGCTCATCGCGGGGCTGCTGCTCGGGTCCCCGGAGTTTCAGAAGCAGTAG